One stretch of Dokdonia sp. Hel_I_53 DNA includes these proteins:
- a CDS encoding TetR/AcrR family transcriptional regulator, protein MDQLQIQITINPALYLRNPESTDLGRKIVSESIELIDELGFESFTFKKLGVRISSNESSIYRYFESKHSLLVYLISWYWSWVEYRLLFSITNVFDPKIKLRNALQLITKKITQDTNVSFVNEVKLHRIIIAESSKAYHTKDIDKENQKGYYKTYKRVVQRISDIVLELNPDYDFPHMLISTVIEGAHHQRYFAEHLPSLTNVKEGQKTIENFYSDLVFKAINQY, encoded by the coding sequence ATGGATCAATTACAAATACAAATCACCATTAATCCAGCTCTATACCTCCGCAATCCTGAAAGTACAGATTTAGGGCGTAAGATTGTGAGTGAGAGCATTGAGCTCATAGATGAACTTGGTTTTGAATCTTTTACCTTCAAAAAATTAGGCGTACGAATTTCTTCAAACGAAAGTTCTATATACCGATACTTTGAAAGTAAACATTCACTATTAGTGTATTTAATAAGTTGGTATTGGAGTTGGGTTGAATATAGGCTTCTCTTTTCTATTACAAATGTTTTCGATCCAAAAATAAAATTGCGCAATGCTCTACAACTCATTACAAAAAAGATTACACAAGATACTAATGTATCTTTTGTGAATGAAGTCAAGCTACATCGCATTATTATAGCAGAATCTTCAAAAGCGTACCACACTAAAGATATTGATAAAGAAAATCAAAAGGGTTATTATAAAACTTACAAACGTGTTGTACAACGCATAAGTGACATTGTTTTAGAGCTTAATCCTGATTATGATTTTCCTCACATGCTCATATCTACGGTAATAGAAGGTGCCCATCATCAACGCTATTTTGCAGAGCATTTGCCCTCTCTTACAAATGTGAAAGAAGGACAAAAAACCATAGAAAATTTTTACAGTGATCTAGTTTTTAAAGCTATTAATCAATACTAA
- the galE gene encoding UDP-glucose 4-epimerase GalE, with protein MKILVTGGLGFIGSHTVVELQSKGYDVIIIDNCSNASPEVLKGISAISGKTPEFENIDLREKSTVKEFFSKYPDIEGVIHFAASKAVGESVENPLLYYENNLTPLIYVLQELQYKKNVAFIFSSSCTVYGQADELPITENAPIKPAKSPYGNTKQIGEEIIRDACNVQPQLKAIALRYFNPIGSHPSTEIGEQPTGIPVNLVPYLTQTAIGLRKQLSVFGNDYPTHDGTAIRDYIHVVDLAKAHVVALERMLKNNSDTNYEVFNIGTGTGSSVLEVIRTFEKISESKLNYKTVPRRKGDVTAAYADTKKANKVLGWKAESSLKEAIKSAWKWEQKLRKKV; from the coding sequence ATGAAAATCCTAGTAACAGGTGGTTTAGGCTTTATAGGGTCACATACTGTAGTAGAACTTCAAAGTAAAGGCTATGATGTTATTATCATTGATAATTGTTCTAATGCATCACCAGAAGTTTTAAAAGGTATTAGCGCTATAAGTGGCAAAACACCTGAATTTGAAAATATCGATTTAAGAGAAAAATCTACTGTAAAGGAGTTCTTTTCAAAATACCCTGATATAGAAGGTGTCATACACTTTGCCGCATCAAAGGCGGTGGGTGAAAGTGTAGAGAATCCACTACTCTATTATGAGAACAACCTCACTCCATTAATATACGTATTACAAGAGCTGCAATATAAAAAAAACGTTGCTTTCATTTTTAGCTCTTCATGTACTGTATACGGTCAAGCAGATGAACTACCCATTACGGAAAATGCCCCAATTAAACCTGCGAAATCTCCTTACGGAAATACAAAACAGATAGGTGAAGAAATTATAAGAGATGCCTGTAATGTACAGCCGCAGTTAAAAGCCATAGCATTAAGATATTTCAACCCTATAGGTTCACATCCCTCTACAGAGATAGGTGAGCAACCAACAGGTATACCTGTAAACTTAGTACCCTATTTAACACAAACAGCAATAGGCTTACGAAAACAGCTTTCTGTGTTTGGAAACGATTACCCTACACATGACGGAACTGCTATACGAGATTATATACATGTAGTAGATCTCGCAAAAGCACATGTTGTCGCTTTAGAAAGAATGCTTAAAAATAATAGTGATACAAATTATGAAGTATTTAATATAGGTACAGGAACTGGAAGTTCTGTATTAGAAGTCATCCGTACATTTGAAAAAATATCAGAAAGTAAACTCAATTACAAAACTGTACCTAGACGAAAAGGAGATGTTACAGCAGCGTATGCTGATACTAAAAAAGCAAATAAGGTGTTGGGCTGGAAAGCAGAATCCTCTCTCAAAGAAGCTATAAAAAGCGCTTGGAAATGGGAACAGAAATTGAGAAAAAAAGTCTGA
- a CDS encoding solute:sodium symporter family transporter produces the protein MGLISFLGFTLLVAGYAWWKTRETDEKSADGYYLGGRSLGALTIAGSLLLTNLSAEQIVGLNGQAFSEGILVMAWETLAAIAMVITAVYFLPKYMHKGITTIPEFIEERFDENTKAILSILFLIAFGVVLLPTILYSGSLAFSTMFDLPTLLGFSDGATITLCVWTIGIIGIIYAIFGGLKAVAVSDLVNAIGLLIGGLLIPYFGLKLIGDGSVGAGLNELWTENQDKFDVTGDITSSIPVGTIFTGMMIAQMYYWGTNQAILQRVFGAKSLKEGQKGMMLAAFVKFLIPVIVVLPGIIAWHLFQNDLSSADKAYPTLVKEVLPPALVGFFAAVLFGAVLSSFNSLLNSSATLFGFDLYKKFFNRDASEHKAVRAGKVFGLVVALVAMIIAPFIANAPAGLFDYIQQALGSLSVPILAVVVVGIVTKKVPALGAKIAMIGGVIMYICTIFMRPSFQEKALAEAAANGITNTSELAIIKAQAFPHFLHIMGILFVINIIIMLIVGALRPKRDVYIPQQTQAIDTTPWKYAWIVGGLIVLLVLSTYLIF, from the coding sequence ATGGGACTCATTTCTTTTCTTGGATTTACATTACTAGTAGCTGGATATGCTTGGTGGAAAACACGAGAAACGGATGAAAAAAGTGCTGACGGATATTATCTAGGAGGACGTAGTCTTGGTGCATTAACTATTGCTGGATCTTTATTACTCACAAACTTATCTGCAGAGCAAATTGTAGGGCTTAATGGTCAAGCTTTTTCTGAGGGTATACTTGTAATGGCCTGGGAAACACTTGCCGCTATTGCAATGGTCATAACTGCCGTATATTTTTTACCTAAATATATGCACAAGGGTATCACCACAATACCAGAGTTTATTGAAGAGCGTTTTGACGAAAACACCAAAGCCATTCTTTCTATTTTATTTCTGATAGCTTTTGGGGTAGTCTTGTTACCTACAATTTTATATTCTGGATCTTTAGCCTTTAGTACTATGTTTGACTTACCTACATTGTTAGGTTTTTCTGATGGAGCTACTATAACATTGTGTGTCTGGACAATTGGTATTATTGGGATCATTTATGCCATTTTTGGAGGTTTAAAAGCGGTCGCAGTGTCTGATCTTGTTAACGCAATAGGGTTACTAATAGGTGGTTTACTGATACCCTACTTTGGTCTTAAATTAATAGGCGATGGAAGTGTAGGAGCTGGATTAAATGAGTTGTGGACAGAAAATCAAGATAAATTTGACGTAACCGGAGATATCACTTCCTCTATACCCGTAGGTACTATATTTACTGGAATGATGATTGCTCAAATGTATTACTGGGGAACAAATCAAGCTATATTGCAACGTGTCTTTGGAGCTAAGAGCTTAAAAGAGGGACAAAAAGGAATGATGCTTGCTGCCTTTGTAAAATTTCTTATCCCAGTAATTGTTGTGCTTCCAGGTATAATTGCATGGCATTTATTTCAAAATGATTTGAGTTCTGCAGATAAAGCATATCCAACTCTAGTTAAAGAAGTACTTCCTCCTGCTTTGGTTGGATTTTTTGCAGCTGTATTATTTGGAGCTGTATTGAGTTCTTTCAATAGTTTGCTAAATAGTAGTGCTACGCTTTTTGGATTTGACCTTTATAAAAAATTCTTTAACAGAGATGCTTCTGAGCATAAAGCCGTTAGAGCTGGCAAGGTGTTCGGTCTAGTAGTAGCTTTAGTAGCAATGATAATAGCTCCCTTTATTGCAAATGCGCCCGCTGGGTTATTTGACTACATACAACAAGCATTGGGTAGTTTAAGTGTCCCAATTCTTGCTGTAGTTGTCGTAGGGATAGTCACTAAAAAAGTACCTGCACTGGGTGCAAAAATAGCAATGATTGGCGGAGTGATTATGTACATCTGCACTATATTCATGAGACCTTCATTCCAAGAAAAAGCACTGGCAGAAGCAGCTGCAAATGGGATTACGAATACTAGCGAGCTTGCTATTATAAAAGCTCAAGCTTTCCCACACTTTCTACATATTATGGGAATTTTGTTTGTCATAAATATTATTATCATGCTTATTGTAGGAGCCTTAAGACCTAAAAGAGACGTTTACATACCTCAACAAACCCAAGCAATTGATACCACACCATGGAAGTACGCATGGATTGTTGGCGGTCTTATAGTATTATTAGTATTGAGCACTTATTTAATATTCTAA